The following proteins are encoded in a genomic region of Paenibacillus sp. FSL R7-0273:
- a CDS encoding cache domain-containing sensor histidine kinase yields the protein MVTSLTFISYGMLRKESVNNSISSTSNNLLLVGRNLESYLDGIEQLSLPQISYDEFAYAITHESQDYASKMYVEDYLKNLYFSRKDLESIYLYIIKEQKYYYVTKENYNITVRVAEHPPIDQLTWYKRALGSPNNRSYQSFVNGTAEQGDYQVKPDASFMGYHRLLRSISSREPQAVLSLYFNSSVTDEIIKDIPFAEGEHLMYISPDNEPFVVDDRTFYARAQEAELLSQLTPEQGGQLTWADEAEKYLVIYDISQKEGWKLVKPIPYKQIYEAATTTRKLSYSIGLLFLMASVILVGFLSNRITSPLKNLSLQMKRFSAGSFEAEARVEGNDEIAYLSRHFNKMVERTNELINERYKMKIVEKNAVLKALEAEINPHFLYNALQAISTKALKNNNDDIVEMVDNLALTLRYCISGRDVVQASEELRHIERYLALQKARFGSRMQVVYNWDESLMELRIPKLSVQTLVENCIKHALEKVSATVTIRIEAHVTPAYSVISVKDDGPGMTEERLGEVLGSLQIQWEEELGGEAAGDGGHESIGLKNLNTRLKLLYGDEAGLLITSEGNGTQMDILLPRGGQ from the coding sequence GTGGTCACTTCGCTGACGTTCATCTCCTACGGAATGCTGCGCAAGGAATCGGTGAACAACAGCATATCGAGCACAAGCAACAACCTGCTGCTGGTCGGCCGGAATCTGGAGAGCTATCTGGACGGGATTGAGCAGCTGTCCCTGCCGCAGATCTCCTATGACGAATTCGCTTACGCCATTACGCATGAATCACAGGATTATGCTTCCAAGATGTATGTGGAGGACTATCTGAAGAATCTCTATTTTTCGCGCAAGGATCTGGAGTCGATCTATCTCTACATCATCAAGGAGCAGAAATATTATTATGTGACAAAAGAGAACTATAATATTACGGTCCGGGTCGCCGAGCATCCGCCGATTGATCAGCTGACCTGGTACAAGCGTGCACTCGGCAGTCCGAACAACCGCTCCTACCAGTCTTTTGTTAATGGTACGGCAGAGCAGGGGGACTATCAGGTCAAGCCGGATGCAAGCTTCATGGGCTATCACCGGCTGCTGCGCTCGATATCTTCCCGTGAGCCGCAGGCGGTGCTGTCGCTGTATTTCAACTCCAGTGTGACGGATGAGATTATTAAGGATATTCCCTTCGCAGAAGGGGAGCATCTAATGTATATCAGCCCGGACAACGAGCCGTTTGTCGTGGATGACCGGACGTTTTATGCCCGTGCGCAAGAGGCGGAGCTGCTGAGCCAGCTTACACCTGAGCAGGGCGGACAGCTGACCTGGGCGGATGAGGCGGAGAAGTACCTGGTTATCTATGATATCAGTCAAAAAGAGGGCTGGAAGCTCGTTAAGCCGATTCCCTACAAGCAAATTTACGAAGCGGCGACAACGACGCGCAAGCTCAGCTATTCGATCGGGCTGCTGTTTCTGATGGCCTCGGTCATTCTGGTCGGCTTCCTGTCGAACCGGATTACCAGCCCGCTGAAGAATCTGTCCCTACAGATGAAGCGCTTCAGCGCAGGCAGCTTTGAGGCGGAGGCGAGAGTGGAGGGCAATGATGAAATTGCCTATCTGTCCCGGCATTTCAACAAGATGGTGGAGCGGACGAACGAGCTGATCAATGAACGCTATAAAATGAAAATCGTCGAGAAAAACGCGGTGCTTAAAGCGCTTGAAGCGGAGATCAATCCGCATTTTCTCTATAATGCCCTGCAGGCGATTTCCACCAAGGCGCTCAAAAACAACAATGATGATATCGTCGAGATGGTGGACAATCTGGCGCTTACGCTCAGATACTGCATCAGCGGCCGGGATGTTGTCCAGGCCAGCGAGGAGCTGCGGCATATAGAGCGCTATCTGGCTCTGCAGAAAGCAAGGTTCGGCAGCCGGATGCAAGTGGTATACAACTGGGATGAGAGCCTGATGGAGCTGCGGATTCCGAAGCTGTCGGTGCAGACGCTGGTCGAGAACTGCATCAAGCATGCCCTGGAAAAGGTATCTGCCACCGTCACCATCCGGATTGAGGCGCATGTCACACCGGCCTACAGTGTCATTTCAGTGAAGGATGACGGCCCGGGAATGACGGAGGAACGGCTCGGTGAGGTGCTGGGCTCGCTGCAGATCCAGTGGGAGGAAGAGCTGGGCGGGGAAGCGGCTGGGGATGGCGGGCACGAGAGCATCGGGCTAAAAAATTTAAACACCCGGCTGAAGCTGCTGTACGGGGATGAAGCGGGACTGCTGATAACAAGTGAGGGAAACGGAACGCAAATGGATATTCTTTTACCGCGGGGAGGCCAATAA
- a CDS encoding glycoside hydrolase family 36 protein translates to MTSRLIEIAENGLYLTIEITEELDVRLLHFGAAPLEPGVIADKHKPGFRLLELQLSGEDRDEYHGRTHRASYPGLRMEYSGHSDTVNALGRKLELTLADPVTGVKAVQHYQFYSGAQILRAWTVLKNEGDRGAAVEYVSSFALTGVDKEGGGDRGSKIEVTLAHSGWQSELQWRTYSLPELGMYHLADRGSKRIAASNTGSWSAAELLPMAVLHNKESGSSLFWQIEHNGSWHWELTDQYDQLTLLASGPTEHDNHWWLKLAPGEEFTSVPVAAGSVYGGIEAAAAQLTAYRRIIRRPNEDNELLRIIFNDYMNCLWGSPTTEKLLPLIDAAADVGCEYFCIDAGWYAPGEWWDGVGQWEPSAERFPEGIKVVLDYIRGKGMIPGLWLELEVMGINSPKLAETDDSWFFMRHGKRVKDRSRYQLDYRNPKVIEHADGVIARLVEEYGVGYIKMDYNINAGIGTETAADSFGDGLLQHNRAYLAWLDSIFARYPELVIENCSSGGMRMDYAMLSRHSIQSTSDQEDYVQYAAIAAGSPLALTPEQSAVWSYPLREGDDEEVIFNMVNALLLRVHQSGHLAELAPGRRELVREALDYYKSIRAQIPQALPFWPLGLPGSGSNWVSYGLQHGNVRYLAVWRIAGEEQGITLPLPELAGREPEIRCAYPKQHNAEWSWDKEQGSLKVSIPAGKTARLFELHV, encoded by the coding sequence ATGACCAGCAGACTGATTGAGATTGCCGAAAACGGGCTTTATCTTACGATTGAAATTACAGAGGAGCTGGATGTGCGGCTGCTGCATTTCGGGGCAGCTCCGCTTGAGCCGGGCGTGATTGCGGACAAGCATAAGCCGGGCTTCCGGCTGCTGGAGCTGCAGCTGTCCGGGGAGGACCGGGATGAGTATCACGGACGGACGCACCGCGCCTCTTATCCGGGACTGCGGATGGAATACAGCGGACATAGTGACACAGTGAATGCACTGGGGCGCAAGCTGGAACTGACGCTCGCTGATCCGGTAACGGGTGTTAAGGCCGTGCAGCATTATCAGTTTTACAGCGGAGCGCAGATCCTGCGCGCCTGGACGGTGCTGAAGAATGAAGGGGACCGCGGGGCCGCCGTTGAATATGTTTCTTCCTTTGCCCTTACAGGTGTGGATAAAGAGGGCGGCGGGGACCGGGGCAGCAAAATCGAAGTCACGCTGGCGCACAGCGGCTGGCAGAGTGAGCTGCAGTGGCGGACCTACAGCCTGCCGGAGCTGGGCATGTACCATCTCGCTGACCGGGGCTCGAAGCGGATTGCCGCCAGCAATACCGGCTCCTGGTCGGCGGCGGAGCTGCTGCCCATGGCGGTGCTGCATAACAAAGAGAGCGGAAGCAGCCTGTTCTGGCAGATCGAGCATAACGGCTCGTGGCACTGGGAGCTGACCGACCAGTACGATCAGCTTACCCTGCTGGCAAGCGGTCCGACGGAGCATGACAATCACTGGTGGCTGAAGCTTGCGCCGGGTGAAGAGTTTACCTCCGTGCCGGTTGCAGCCGGCTCCGTGTATGGCGGGATAGAAGCAGCGGCTGCACAGCTGACCGCGTACCGCCGGATCATCCGCAGACCGAATGAGGACAATGAGCTGCTGCGGATTATTTTTAATGACTATATGAACTGCCTGTGGGGCAGTCCGACGACAGAGAAGCTTCTGCCGCTGATCGACGCCGCCGCAGATGTAGGCTGTGAATACTTCTGCATTGATGCCGGGTGGTATGCGCCGGGCGAGTGGTGGGACGGCGTTGGCCAGTGGGAGCCCTCGGCTGAGCGTTTTCCGGAAGGCATTAAAGTTGTGCTGGATTACATCCGCGGTAAAGGGATGATTCCGGGTCTGTGGCTGGAGCTGGAGGTTATGGGCATCAACAGTCCTAAGCTGGCCGAGACGGATGACAGCTGGTTCTTCATGCGGCACGGCAAACGGGTCAAGGACCGCAGCCGTTATCAGCTGGACTACCGCAATCCCAAGGTAATTGAACATGCCGATGGCGTGATTGCCCGGCTGGTGGAGGAATATGGCGTAGGCTATATCAAAATGGACTACAACATCAATGCGGGCATCGGAACGGAGACGGCTGCGGACAGCTTCGGTGACGGGCTGCTGCAGCATAACCGGGCTTATCTTGCCTGGCTGGACAGCATCTTCGCGCGTTATCCGGAGCTGGTTATCGAGAACTGCTCAAGCGGCGGCATGCGGATGGATTACGCAATGCTCAGCCGCCACAGCATCCAGTCTACCAGTGACCAGGAGGATTATGTGCAGTATGCGGCAATTGCTGCAGGCTCCCCGCTGGCGCTGACTCCGGAGCAGTCGGCTGTGTGGTCTTATCCGCTGCGTGAAGGTGATGATGAAGAGGTTATCTTCAATATGGTCAATGCCCTGCTGCTTCGCGTACACCAGAGCGGTCATCTGGCTGAGCTTGCCCCCGGCCGCAGAGAGCTGGTGCGGGAAGCGCTGGACTACTATAAGTCTATCCGCGCACAGATCCCGCAGGCACTGCCGTTCTGGCCGCTCGGCCTGCCGGGCAGCGGCAGCAATTGGGTCAGCTATGGCCTGCAGCATGGTAACGTCCGCTATCTGGCTGTATGGCGGATTGCTGGTGAAGAGCAGGGCATCACATTGCCGCTGCCTGAGCTGGCAGGCCGGGAGCCTGAGATTCGCTGTGCCTATCCCAAGCAGCATAATGCTGAGTGGAGCTGGGACAAGGAACAGGGCAGCTTAAAGGTGTCTATTCCCGCCGGGAAGACAGCCAGACTGTTTGAGCTGCATGTTTAA
- a CDS encoding ABC transporter permease encodes MLFTICRSEARKYLLEVKKYYADQLVSVLITYIIFGAFFLSLGKTADGSFYVGYIYWFLASSVIGEASVSISSEKQMGTFEQLMMKPVNIGVLMTIKTVVWLGVNFLKVLLLLLILKLTLPIEIAFHPGIIPVFLLSMTGVYGFTLILVALTIKYTKTASFESVISYVLLFFSGSLFSLNNMPDLVKTLASSLPLTSGIELSRRMIQHESVSSGEVAGLVLHSLLYLLSGLALFLIIMRHSRNQGINSRY; translated from the coding sequence GTGCTATTCACGATTTGCCGCTCCGAAGCCAGGAAATACCTGCTCGAAGTGAAAAAATATTATGCCGACCAACTCGTAAGCGTTCTGATAACCTACATTATCTTTGGAGCTTTTTTTCTGAGCTTAGGGAAAACCGCTGATGGAAGCTTTTATGTGGGTTATATTTACTGGTTCCTTGCCAGCTCCGTTATTGGTGAAGCATCTGTATCCATCTCTTCCGAAAAGCAGATGGGCACATTTGAGCAGTTAATGATGAAGCCTGTGAATATTGGTGTGCTGATGACAATAAAAACAGTAGTATGGCTGGGTGTTAATTTTCTTAAGGTTTTGCTCCTGTTGCTTATTCTTAAATTGACGCTCCCTATCGAAATCGCTTTTCATCCGGGAATTATTCCGGTATTCCTGCTCTCAATGACAGGCGTGTACGGGTTTACACTTATTCTGGTGGCGCTGACGATCAAATATACGAAGACAGCCTCCTTTGAAAGTGTTATTTCGTACGTGCTGCTCTTCTTCTCAGGTTCCTTGTTCAGCCTGAACAATATGCCGGACCTTGTAAAAACGCTGGCCTCCTCGCTGCCTTTAACCTCAGGGATCGAACTCTCGAGACGAATGATCCAGCACGAATCCGTGTCCTCCGGCGAGGTGGCGGGCCTGGTTCTTCATTCTTTGCTCTATTTATTGTCGGGTCTGGCGCTCTTCCTGATCATTATGAGACATAGCAGAAACCAGGGCATTAACAGCCGTTATTAG
- a CDS encoding carbohydrate ABC transporter permease: protein MKTNNKAGKIVLEIVLVLLSLLFLYPLFLTIINSFKSFGEVMTDVIALPQKLTFANYSYVWEFINYPRLFLNNFIITGLGLLGIVFVSSIAAYKLARTKTRWSGVIYFLCIMPMLIPFQSIMLTVLQTAKNLNLSESTWGLGLLYWGFGAPLAVFIYHGFVKGIPLEIDESATIDGASGFRLFFSVIFPLLKSVTTTIVIIDVMWIWNDFLLPLLMVNGSPDTKTLTLAAYTFVGQYTSDWQYAMTAMVMAVLPSIIVFIFLQKYIVKGVVAGAVKG from the coding sequence ATGAAAACCAACAACAAGGCAGGCAAAATTGTACTGGAGATTGTGCTCGTCCTCCTCTCCCTGCTGTTCCTGTATCCGCTGTTCCTGACCATTATCAACTCGTTCAAAAGCTTCGGCGAGGTCATGACCGACGTCATTGCCCTGCCGCAAAAGCTGACGTTCGCCAACTATTCCTATGTATGGGAATTCATCAACTATCCGCGCCTGTTCCTGAATAACTTCATCATTACCGGACTGGGGCTGCTGGGTATTGTGTTTGTCTCCTCCATTGCCGCCTATAAGCTGGCGCGGACCAAAACAAGATGGAGCGGTGTCATCTACTTCCTCTGCATTATGCCGATGCTGATTCCGTTCCAGTCCATCATGCTGACCGTGCTGCAGACGGCCAAAAACCTAAATTTGTCTGAAAGCACCTGGGGCCTGGGCCTGCTGTACTGGGGCTTTGGTGCACCGCTTGCCGTATTTATCTATCATGGCTTCGTGAAAGGCATTCCGCTGGAAATCGACGAAAGCGCCACGATTGACGGGGCCTCCGGCTTCCGACTGTTCTTCAGTGTCATCTTCCCGCTGCTGAAATCGGTAACAACCACCATTGTCATCATCGATGTAATGTGGATCTGGAACGACTTCCTGCTCCCGCTGCTGATGGTCAACGGCTCACCGGATACGAAGACGCTGACGCTGGCCGCTTACACCTTCGTCGGACAGTATACCTCTGACTGGCAGTATGCAATGACAGCTATGGTAATGGCCGTATTGCCATCGATCATCGTGTTCATCTTCCTGCAAAAGTATATTGTCAAGGGCGTTGTTGCCGGGGCGGTTAAGGGCTGA
- a CDS encoding helix-turn-helix domain-containing protein: protein MGHLTGTREKAAQEVLSGIKAAVVARKYGVTPSTVNQWVRDYREAHGEQDHPYPQDQVEELKRLLDVEQKYEKAVKILGEKELEIEILRELLKKPTPAYPKKSR from the coding sequence ATGGGACACTTAACAGGAACAAGAGAGAAGGCCGCGCAAGAGGTGTTGTCTGGCATTAAGGCAGCGGTGGTTGCCCGAAAGTATGGAGTGACCCCATCGACGGTGAATCAGTGGGTGAGAGATTACCGGGAAGCCCATGGGGAACAAGATCATCCGTATCCCCAAGATCAGGTGGAGGAACTGAAACGCCTGCTGGATGTCGAGCAGAAATACGAGAAGGCTGTGAAGATCCTCGGTGAAAAGGAGCTAGAGATTGAGATTTTGCGTGAACTGCTAAAAAAGCCAACCCCTGCTTATCCGAAAAAATCGAGGTAG
- a CDS encoding extracellular solute-binding protein, which produces MLKRFMAVSASLLLAGGLLAGCGGNNNNAANNTAGTNGGDNAAAETDSSKPVTINMFTASPEYTDAFNAYIAEYKKVKPNVTINLEIMQADYNTVLKSKIAAGSTPDVFQTTAGGDIDTFAEYSADLTNEPLAAAMTDAVRANMSSTDGKVLGLPVKGNLFVLMYNKKLLADAGITEVPKTTAELDDAITKLEAKGITPFANAYKEWWVWKHIFQHFVDAAAIDAGSDAKTLVAQFIAGETTIKDHPVLYDNFFSFIDTTVKHGTDKPLERDSNAQVSDFALGKAAFMTGKGAWDEEAIKKITPDFDLGIAGYPVSDKAEQSQIITGADQALRINKDSAVAAETIEFFNWLYTSDYGKSWFSTVAKVIPPIKDAPMPDLQMPKEMNEILKTEKSGDLSVNYSLDTFHQKFGELMQAYIGGSKTKDQAIDEIQKAWIQFGSAE; this is translated from the coding sequence ATGTTAAAAAGATTCATGGCGGTCTCTGCGAGCCTGCTGCTCGCCGGGGGATTGCTGGCCGGCTGCGGAGGCAATAACAATAATGCCGCTAACAACACGGCTGGAACAAACGGCGGGGATAATGCAGCTGCCGAAACAGACTCCTCCAAGCCCGTAACGATTAATATGTTCACCGCATCTCCGGAGTACACGGACGCCTTCAATGCTTACATTGCCGAATATAAAAAAGTGAAGCCGAACGTGACCATCAACCTGGAAATTATGCAAGCCGACTATAATACCGTACTAAAATCAAAAATTGCCGCAGGCAGCACACCGGACGTCTTCCAGACTACTGCCGGCGGGGATATCGATACCTTTGCCGAATACAGTGCCGACCTGACCAATGAGCCGCTGGCAGCAGCGATGACTGATGCGGTGCGTGCCAACATGAGCTCAACAGACGGCAAGGTGCTGGGACTTCCGGTCAAAGGCAATCTGTTCGTGCTAATGTACAACAAAAAGCTTCTCGCAGATGCCGGCATCACTGAAGTGCCAAAAACAACCGCTGAGCTGGATGACGCCATCACCAAGCTGGAAGCCAAGGGCATTACACCGTTTGCCAATGCCTACAAAGAGTGGTGGGTATGGAAGCATATCTTCCAGCACTTCGTGGATGCAGCCGCAATCGATGCGGGATCAGATGCTAAGACGCTTGTAGCCCAGTTCATCGCCGGGGAAACGACCATTAAGGATCATCCGGTGCTGTACGATAACTTCTTCAGCTTCATTGATACTACGGTTAAACATGGTACAGACAAGCCGCTGGAGCGTGACAGTAACGCTCAGGTCAGTGACTTTGCCCTTGGCAAAGCAGCATTTATGACTGGTAAGGGCGCATGGGATGAAGAAGCTATTAAGAAAATCACCCCTGACTTTGATCTCGGCATCGCCGGCTATCCGGTCAGCGACAAGGCTGAGCAGTCCCAAATCATTACCGGTGCTGACCAGGCGCTGCGCATCAACAAGGATTCCGCAGTCGCTGCCGAAACAATTGAATTCTTCAACTGGCTGTACACTTCCGACTACGGCAAGAGCTGGTTCTCCACTGTAGCCAAGGTTATTCCGCCAATCAAGGATGCACCTATGCCTGATCTGCAGATGCCTAAGGAAATGAATGAAATTCTCAAAACCGAGAAGTCCGGCGACCTGTCCGTCAACTACTCGCTGGATACCTTCCACCAGAAATTCGGTGAGCTGATGCAGGCTTATATCGGCGGCAGCAAGACTAAAGACCAGGCGATTGATGAGATTCAAAAAGCTTGGATTCAATTCGGTTCAGCTGAATAA
- a CDS encoding carbohydrate ABC transporter permease, translating to MLKSLGRKWREKTEFGLFTLPVLICIAVAFYIPFIMTIRYSLTKWNGISKHPKFVGLDNFKQIFTGDTNFSDSAWFTIKYAVLYIVIVNVLAILLAVLLDMKLKSTSWLRAAFFIPYILSLVIVGFIWKFIFMQGFNSLGESTGWAIFDLSWLGTPGLAFISILGVSIWQSIGFYLVIYIAGLQSVPEDLKEAATVDGAGALRRFFSITLPLLAPSITISVFMALTNSIKVFDVILSLTGGGPGGTTYSIAYDIYRDTFQNNLYGYGTAKALILFVAVLIVTVIQLTFFKKREVEA from the coding sequence ATGTTAAAATCACTCGGCAGAAAATGGCGCGAGAAAACGGAATTCGGGCTCTTCACCCTCCCCGTTCTCATCTGTATCGCAGTAGCCTTCTACATCCCGTTTATTATGACCATCCGTTATTCCTTAACCAAATGGAACGGAATTTCCAAGCATCCCAAATTTGTCGGGCTGGACAACTTCAAGCAGATATTTACGGGGGATACCAACTTCTCCGATTCGGCCTGGTTCACGATTAAATATGCCGTACTCTACATCGTAATTGTCAATGTGCTGGCCATTCTGCTGGCCGTGCTGCTTGATATGAAGCTGAAGTCCACCTCCTGGCTGAGAGCGGCCTTCTTCATCCCTTATATTCTCAGCCTGGTTATCGTCGGCTTTATCTGGAAATTCATCTTCATGCAGGGCTTCAACTCGCTCGGTGAAAGCACCGGCTGGGCCATCTTCGATCTGAGCTGGCTGGGGACGCCGGGGCTCGCTTTTATATCCATATTAGGGGTATCCATCTGGCAATCTATCGGGTTCTATCTTGTCATTTACATCGCCGGCCTGCAGTCTGTGCCTGAGGATCTAAAAGAAGCAGCAACGGTGGACGGCGCCGGGGCGCTCAGACGTTTCTTCAGCATTACGCTGCCGCTGCTTGCACCATCCATTACAATCTCGGTATTTATGGCGCTGACCAACTCCATTAAAGTATTCGACGTGATCCTGTCGCTGACCGGCGGCGGTCCCGGCGGAACCACCTACAGTATCGCCTATGACATTTACCGTGACACGTTCCAGAACAACCTGTACGGCTACGGTACGGCGAAAGCGCTTATCCTGTTCGTTGCGGTGCTGATCGTTACCGTTATTCAGCTTACATTCTTCAAGAAAAGAGAGGTGGAGGCATAA
- a CDS encoding AbrB/MazE/SpoVT family DNA-binding domain-containing protein: MMKATGIVRKVDELGRIVIPIELRRTMGIDIKDPLEIFVDGEKIILRKYEPTCIFSGSAENLINFRGKMVSKDVLDELISSFDRV, from the coding sequence ATGATGAAAGCAACAGGTATTGTAAGAAAAGTAGATGAACTGGGACGTATTGTAATTCCAATTGAGCTGCGCAGAACAATGGGAATCGATATAAAAGACCCGCTGGAAATTTTCGTTGACGGAGAAAAGATCATTTTGAGAAAATACGAGCCTACCTGCATCTTCTCCGGAAGCGCAGAGAACCTGATCAACTTCAGAGGCAAAATGGTCAGCAAGGATGTTCTGGATGAGCTGATCTCCAGCTTTGACCGGGTATAA
- a CDS encoding response regulator transcription factor yields the protein MYKVLIIDDEEPLREAIHILGDWKGLGVSEVLEANDGKTGLEMLRRDKFDLALVDMKMPELSGSQLLQIAEQEFPELLLIVISGYNDFEYTRQAIRSKVVDYLLKPVNRGDLNSALRKAVDMLEAKRRKRSEFITQNITLNMSVPKLKEKMYLSIIERSFKSQSNEAFLPLIGADTAGSQFTAGVLRLLNLEQVRRARFREDRDLMHFAVTNVINENSGGAFEAFSFVNPKNERELIAVFTLKKGYEEDAAFHSMHQLKKAAATLKELFGIVCAGAVGATYGDYLELAGSYDMAKARLDDIDLLQLKGPLVAGGGPAVQGFKDSPSLTGRMPQIRSILESGNAAHAKSILNEFTRKWQSSAHFSLGDADRTLRELLILLGDIAGELEEAPASLRAVKNRGLAALGLSGDYSSFSQFEGLLNELMDAYAGEISRSLAGNRSGVLENIKAYIDNHYFENIKISMFTDKYFLSREYLMKLFKGKYGCGIHEYVQKVRMDKARDLLADPALKVQDISEMLGYKDKNYFSKAFRNYYDCSPSEFRTRALEAEK from the coding sequence ATGTATAAAGTACTGATCATTGATGATGAGGAGCCGCTGCGCGAAGCGATTCATATTCTGGGCGACTGGAAGGGACTCGGGGTCAGCGAGGTGCTGGAGGCAAATGACGGCAAGACCGGGCTGGAGATGCTGCGCAGGGACAAATTCGATCTGGCCCTGGTCGATATGAAAATGCCGGAGCTTAGCGGCAGCCAGCTGCTGCAGATTGCGGAGCAGGAGTTTCCAGAGCTGCTGCTGATTGTGATCAGCGGCTACAATGACTTCGAATATACCCGGCAGGCGATCCGCTCCAAGGTGGTCGATTATTTGCTGAAGCCGGTGAACCGCGGCGATCTCAACAGTGCACTGCGCAAGGCTGTAGATATGCTTGAAGCGAAACGGCGGAAGAGAAGTGAGTTCATCACGCAAAATATTACACTGAATATGTCTGTACCGAAGCTGAAGGAGAAGATGTATCTCTCCATTATAGAGCGCAGCTTCAAGAGCCAGTCCAATGAGGCCTTTCTGCCGCTGATCGGCGCGGATACGGCCGGCAGCCAGTTCACGGCCGGCGTTCTGCGGCTGCTCAATCTGGAGCAGGTGCGCCGCGCAAGGTTCCGCGAGGACCGTGATCTGATGCATTTTGCCGTGACGAACGTGATTAATGAGAACAGCGGCGGGGCATTTGAGGCGTTCAGCTTTGTGAATCCGAAGAATGAGCGGGAGCTGATTGCGGTATTTACGCTGAAAAAGGGCTATGAGGAGGACGCGGCCTTTCACTCCATGCATCAGCTGAAAAAGGCGGCTGCGACGCTGAAGGAGCTGTTCGGCATCGTATGTGCCGGTGCGGTCGGTGCTACATACGGTGACTACCTTGAGCTTGCCGGCTCCTATGATATGGCTAAAGCAAGGCTCGATGATATCGATCTGCTGCAATTGAAGGGGCCATTGGTGGCCGGAGGCGGCCCTGCCGTGCAGGGCTTCAAGGACAGCCCTTCCCTGACAGGACGGATGCCGCAGATCCGCAGCATTCTGGAGAGCGGAAACGCCGCCCATGCCAAAAGCATTCTGAATGAATTCACCCGGAAGTGGCAGTCCTCCGCTCATTTCAGCCTGGGGGATGCAGACCGGACGCTCCGTGAGCTTCTGATTCTGCTCGGCGACATTGCCGGTGAGCTGGAGGAAGCGCCGGCTTCGCTGCGTGCGGTTAAGAACAGGGGGCTGGCTGCACTGGGTCTCAGCGGGGATTACAGCTCGTTCAGCCAGTTTGAAGGGCTGCTGAATGAGCTTATGGATGCCTATGCCGGTGAAATCAGCAGATCGCTGGCCGGTAACCGCAGCGGGGTGCTGGAAAATATTAAAGCATACATTGATAACCATTATTTCGAGAATATTAAAATATCGATGTTCACGGATAAGTATTTCCTGAGCAGAGAATACTTGATGAAGCTGTTCAAGGGCAAATACGGCTGCGGCATTCATGAGTATGTGCAAAAGGTGAGAATGGACAAAGCCAGGGATCTGCTGGCCGACCCGGCGCTCAAGGTTCAGGATATTTCTGAAATGCTGGGCTACAAGGACAAGAACTATTTCAGCAAGGCGTTCCGCAATTACTATGACTGCTCGCCTTCTGAATTCCGGACCCGGGCGCTGGAGGCAGAAAAGTGA
- a CDS encoding HAD family hydrolase, whose product MTKLNKPEAIVFDMDGTLFQTESLLLPAYHKMFDILREEGLYTGPTPPEERILGSLGMLLAQIWHNVMPEADAAVHRRADELLLQLEIEGLEAGGTLLYPKVVETLRALHERGVRLFVASNGLADYIHSIVIVHELKDLFEGLYSAGGQGTATKTELLGILLKDNGVSSAWMVGDRSSDVEAGKGNGQTVIGCGYAGFGRQEELKGSDVIISAFDELIGLYDNAE is encoded by the coding sequence ATGACGAAACTGAATAAACCGGAAGCGATTGTCTTCGATATGGACGGAACGCTGTTCCAGACCGAAAGCCTGTTATTGCCCGCTTATCATAAAATGTTCGATATCCTCCGCGAGGAAGGGCTATACACCGGTCCCACGCCGCCGGAGGAGCGTATTTTGGGCAGCCTGGGCATGCTGCTTGCACAGATCTGGCATAATGTAATGCCGGAAGCGGATGCGGCGGTTCACCGCCGGGCGGATGAGCTGCTGCTGCAGCTGGAGATTGAGGGGCTGGAAGCCGGAGGTACCCTGCTGTACCCGAAGGTAGTGGAGACGCTGCGTGCTCTGCACGAGCGCGGAGTGCGGCTGTTCGTCGCCAGCAACGGGCTGGCGGATTACATTCACAGCATTGTAATTGTGCATGAGCTGAAGGATCTGTTCGAAGGGCTTTATAGCGCGGGCGGTCAGGGGACAGCGACCAAGACCGAGCTGCTGGGTATCCTGCTTAAGGACAACGGGGTAAGCAGCGCCTGGATGGTCGGCGACCGCTCCTCCGATGTGGAGGCCGGCAAAGGCAACGGCCAGACCGTAATCGGCTGCGGTTATGCCGGCTTCGGCCGCCAGGAGGAGCTCAAGGGCTCGGACGTTATCATCTCTGCGTTCGATGAGCTGATCGGGCTGTACGACAACGCCGAATAG